A genome region from Hevea brasiliensis isolate MT/VB/25A 57/8 chromosome 9, ASM3005281v1, whole genome shotgun sequence includes the following:
- the LOC110645180 gene encoding non-specific lipid transfer protein GPI-anchored 5 produces MASSRICMGLALVLVLVGMLYSGAMAQSGCSNALTSMASCLNYVTGNSTTPSSTCCSQLANVVQSSPQCLCSLLNNNGPSLGITINQTLALSLPGACKVQTPPISQCKAATAPTTSAAPPTTLATPPTTSPIPPATSPADSSNDTPEPALTPSASEVPSSSGTGSKTVPSTEGTSDGSIIKAPLPFMLFVFFIMWCGSTVTKF; encoded by the exons ATGGCTTCAAGTAGGATTTGCATGGGCCTAGCCCTAGTCTTGGTCCTCGTGGGCATGCTATATAGTGGAGCCATGGCCCAATCGGGCTGCAGCAATGCACTCACTAGCATGGCCTCATGCCTCAACTATGTTACAGGAAATTCAACGACCCCATCATCTACTTGCTGCTCTCAGCTAGCCAATGTCGTCCAATCGTCACCACAATGCCTTTGCTCGCTGCTCAATAACAATGGCCCTTCGCTGGGTATCACCATCAACCAAACTCTGGCTCTGTCTCTCCCTGGTGCTTGCAAAGTGCAAACTCCACCAATCAGCCAGTGCAAAG CTGCCACCGCGCCCACGACTTCAGCAGCTCCACCAACAACTTTAGCAACTCCACCAACCACTTCACCGATTCCACCAGCCACTTCTCCAGCAGATTCATCCAATGATACACCTGAGCCTGCACTAACTCCATCAGCATCGGAGGTTCCTTCTTCTTCGG GAACTGGATCAAAAACAGTCCCATCAACAGAAGGAACATCTGATGGAAGCATCATCAAAGCACCCCTTCCTTTCATGCTCTTCGTTTTCTTCATTATGTGGTGTGGTTCAACTGTCACCAAATTCTGA
- the LOC110645181 gene encoding non-specific lipid transfer protein GPI-anchored 16 isoform X1, translating to MEGLKVPHLIAIISVLLLISVNGQISTPCTSSMITSFTPCINFITGSSSNGKSPTASCCNSVASLMSTGTDCACLILTASVPVQLPINRTLAISLPQACKMSSVPLQCKASGTPLPAPGPILLGPTLPPPAAAAAPLSPRGLYLAASKAAALAPPPESETNLPITPASPPVQIEGPPTTTGIRPVLSSSASMPSHISPPISLLLFIAIIVLKCN from the exons ATGGAAGGGCTCAAGGTTCCCCATTTGATTGCAATAATATCGGTTCTTCTACTAATTTCAGTGAATGGGCAAATTAGCACGCCATGCACAAGCTCAATGATTACCAGCTTCACCCCCTGCATAAATTTTATCACTGGTAGTAGCAGCAATGGCAAATCACCCACTGCAAGCTGCTGCAATTCAGTGGCGTCACTGATGAGCACAGGCACGGATTGTGCTTGTCTAATACTAACAGCTAGTGTCCCTGTTCAACTCCCAATTAACCGCACACTAGCAATCTCTCTCCCCCAAGCATGCAAGATGAGTAGTGTGCCATTACAGTGCAAAG CTTCTGGCACTCCTCTACCAGCCCCAG GTCCCATCTTGCTAGGGCCAACTCTTCCACCTCCAGCTGCTGCTGCTGCTCCTCTAAGTCCACGAG GACTCTACTTGGCAGCTTCCAAAGCAGCAGCACTGGCTCCACCACCAGAATCTGAAACCAACCTTCCAATTACACCAGCATCCCCACCAGTGCAAATAGAAGGTCCACCAACAACTACAGGGATTCGACCTGTGCTGTCCTCCTCAGCATCAATGCCGTCTCACATTTCCCCACCAATTTCCCTGCTCCTATTTATAGCAATCATTGTTTtgaaatgcaattaa
- the LOC110645181 gene encoding non-specific lipid transfer protein GPI-anchored 16 isoform X2: protein MEGLKVPHLIAIISVLLLISVNGQISTPCTSSMITSFTPCINFITGSSSNGKSPTASCCNSVASLMSTGTDCACLILTASVPVQLPINRTLAISLPQACKMSSVPLQCKASGTPLPAPGPILLGPTLPPPAAAAAPLSPRASKAAALAPPPESETNLPITPASPPVQIEGPPTTTGIRPVLSSSASMPSHISPPISLLLFIAIIVLKCN, encoded by the exons ATGGAAGGGCTCAAGGTTCCCCATTTGATTGCAATAATATCGGTTCTTCTACTAATTTCAGTGAATGGGCAAATTAGCACGCCATGCACAAGCTCAATGATTACCAGCTTCACCCCCTGCATAAATTTTATCACTGGTAGTAGCAGCAATGGCAAATCACCCACTGCAAGCTGCTGCAATTCAGTGGCGTCACTGATGAGCACAGGCACGGATTGTGCTTGTCTAATACTAACAGCTAGTGTCCCTGTTCAACTCCCAATTAACCGCACACTAGCAATCTCTCTCCCCCAAGCATGCAAGATGAGTAGTGTGCCATTACAGTGCAAAG CTTCTGGCACTCCTCTACCAGCCCCAG GTCCCATCTTGCTAGGGCCAACTCTTCCACCTCCAGCTGCTGCTGCTGCTCCTCTAAGTCCACGAG CTTCCAAAGCAGCAGCACTGGCTCCACCACCAGAATCTGAAACCAACCTTCCAATTACACCAGCATCCCCACCAGTGCAAATAGAAGGTCCACCAACAACTACAGGGATTCGACCTGTGCTGTCCTCCTCAGCATCAATGCCGTCTCACATTTCCCCACCAATTTCCCTGCTCCTATTTATAGCAATCATTGTTTtgaaatgcaattaa